One genomic segment of Borrelia miyamotoi includes these proteins:
- a CDS encoding 5'-methylthioadenosine/adenosylhomocysteine nucleosidase: MILITSAMDEESIEINNIIEDKEEIILGDHLGKKKIYKGEISGHKIISLTTGIGKVNAAIWTSYIISKYKITHIISSGTAGGIKESENIKIADIVISSETAFHDFNLTKFGYKPGQIPNFPQKFKPDENLLKKTVDIIEDKVQNVSAHIGLILTGDQFIGDEKQLEQIKNNFPDALAVEMESAAIAQVAHTFKIPFIIARSVSDLPNIKDNHIDFNKFLQVASINAANMVKELIKLI, encoded by the coding sequence ATGATTTTAATAACATCTGCAATGGATGAAGAATCAATAGAAATAAATAATATTATTGAAGATAAAGAAGAAATTATATTGGGTGATCATTTAGGTAAGAAAAAAATTTATAAAGGAGAAATCTCAGGGCATAAAATAATTTCTTTAACCACTGGTATTGGTAAAGTAAATGCTGCTATTTGGACTAGCTACATTATATCAAAATATAAAATCACTCATATAATAAGCTCAGGAACTGCTGGTGGAATAAAAGAATCTGAAAATATTAAAATAGCAGACATAGTGATATCATCTGAGACAGCATTTCATGATTTTAATTTAACTAAATTCGGATATAAACCAGGACAAATACCAAACTTTCCACAAAAATTCAAACCAGATGAAAATCTACTAAAAAAAACTGTTGACATTATCGAAGACAAAGTTCAAAATGTTAGCGCTCACATTGGCCTAATACTTACAGGTGATCAATTTATTGGAGATGAAAAACAACTAGAGCAAATTAAAAACAACTTCCCAGATGCTTTAGCTGTAGAGATGGAAAGTGCTGCGATTGCCCAAGTAGCACACACATTCAAGATACCTTTCATTATTGCACGTTCTGTATCTGACTTACCAAACATCAAAGACAATCACATAGACTTTAATAAGTTCTTACAAGTTGCATCAATTAATGCAGCTAATATGGTCAAAGAACTCATTAAACTCATATAA
- a CDS encoding glycine--tRNA ligase, whose product MTKIEDIISLAKRKGFVFQSSEIYGGLSGVWDYGPLGIELKKNIQKEWWKDMVYLHENVVGLDSSILMRPEVWTASGHVESFSELLVDCKNCKNRFRTDSVDLSKNCPNCNTMGAFTSSRSFNLMFKTNIGAVENSSSEIYLRPETAQGIFVNFRNVLDATRLKVPFGIAQVGKAFRNEIIAKNFIFRTCEFEQMEMQFFVHPDQMNDWYYYWKQKRMSFFIEALGIKPRKLRFKEHQEDELAHYAKSAVDIEYEFPFGFQEIEGIHNRGDYDLSQHAKFCGKPKLFEYHELTSGEKYVPYVIETSIGLTRSVLMILCDAYVHEDLDGGFKRIVLRLHPKLAPYKVAILPLVKKDGLPELARKVFMQLSDDFYMFYDDSGTIGKRYRRQDEIGTPYCVTIDYDTIESRTVTLRERDSMAQIRISIDDLYSYIRTEILNYKGVANR is encoded by the coding sequence ATGACTAAAATAGAAGATATTATTTCGCTTGCTAAGAGAAAAGGTTTTGTATTCCAATCCTCAGAAATTTATGGGGGTCTTTCAGGTGTATGGGATTATGGACCTTTGGGTATTGAGCTTAAGAAAAATATACAGAAAGAATGGTGGAAAGATATGGTTTATTTGCATGAGAATGTGGTAGGTCTAGATAGTTCTATTTTAATGAGGCCTGAGGTTTGGACAGCATCGGGACATGTTGAGAGTTTTTCAGAGTTATTAGTGGACTGTAAAAATTGTAAAAATAGATTTAGGACAGATTCTGTTGATTTGTCTAAAAATTGTCCTAATTGTAATACTATGGGTGCTTTTACATCTTCAAGAAGTTTTAATTTAATGTTTAAGACTAATATTGGGGCGGTTGAAAATAGTTCCAGTGAAATTTATTTAAGACCAGAGACTGCTCAGGGTATTTTTGTTAATTTTCGTAATGTATTAGATGCCACAAGACTTAAGGTTCCTTTTGGAATAGCTCAGGTTGGAAAGGCATTTAGGAATGAAATAATAGCAAAAAATTTTATATTTAGGACTTGTGAATTTGAACAAATGGAAATGCAATTTTTTGTACATCCTGATCAGATGAATGATTGGTATTATTATTGGAAGCAAAAAAGAATGAGTTTTTTTATTGAAGCTCTTGGAATAAAACCCAGGAAGCTTAGATTTAAAGAACATCAAGAGGACGAACTTGCTCATTATGCTAAGTCTGCAGTTGATATTGAGTATGAATTTCCATTTGGTTTTCAAGAAATTGAGGGAATTCATAATAGAGGTGATTATGATTTATCTCAGCATGCAAAGTTTTGTGGCAAACCTAAGTTGTTTGAATATCATGAATTAACGAGTGGTGAGAAATATGTGCCCTATGTTATTGAAACATCTATTGGACTTACAAGGAGTGTTTTAATGATTCTTTGTGATGCTTATGTGCATGAAGACCTTGATGGGGGGTTTAAAAGAATAGTTTTGCGTTTGCATCCTAAACTTGCTCCTTATAAAGTTGCAATACTTCCTCTTGTAAAGAAAGATGGACTTCCTGAGCTTGCTCGAAAAGTGTTTATGCAGCTTAGTGATGATTTTTACATGTTTTATGATGATAGTGGTACAATAGGTAAGCGTTACAGGCGTCAAGATGAAATCGGTACACCTTATTGTGTAACAATAGATTATGATACTATTGAAAGTAGGACAGTTACTTTAAGAGAGAGAGACAGTATGGCTCAAATAAGAATTTCTATTGATGACTTATATTCATATATTAGGACTGAAATTCTAAATTATAAAGGAGTTGCAAATAGATGA
- a CDS encoding S-ribosylhomocysteine lyase, with product MNKITSFTIDHTKLKPGIYISRKDIFEHLTFTTVDIRMKSPNREPVINHAEIHTIEHIGATLLRNNKVWGDKILYFGPMGCRTGFYLIILGNYESKDLIDLISWLFHEIADFQGDIIGATAKECGNHQDHNLNMAKYESNRYLAILGNIKEENLTYP from the coding sequence ATGAATAAAATAACAAGCTTTACAATCGATCATACAAAACTAAAACCTGGCATATATATTTCAAGAAAAGATATATTTGAGCATTTAACATTCACTACTGTAGATATTAGAATGAAATCTCCCAATAGAGAACCTGTAATAAATCATGCAGAAATACATACAATTGAGCATATAGGAGCAACACTACTAAGAAATAATAAAGTCTGGGGAGATAAGATACTATACTTTGGACCAATGGGGTGTAGAACCGGATTTTATCTAATTATTTTAGGAAATTATGAAAGCAAAGACCTTATTGATTTAATATCTTGGCTTTTCCATGAAATTGCTGACTTTCAAGGAGATATTATAGGCGCAACTGCAAAAGAATGTGGTAATCACCAAGATCACAATCTAAACATGGCAAAATATGAATCTAATCGGTATCTAGCAATATTGGGAAATATAAAAGAAGAAAATCTAACATATCCTTAA
- the gltX gene encoding glutamate--tRNA ligase, with protein MNIRVRYAPSPTGLQHIGGIRTALFNYFFSKSCGGKFLLRIEDTDQTRYFKEAEEDLYQSLKWLGIDFDEGPTCGGPYGPYVQSKRTEVYQKYAKKLVASNHAYYCYCTPERLERIRKIQIVNKMSTGYDRHCRNLSESEIKDALSLGISPVIRFKIPLDGETYFNDILLGKVTWANKDINPDPVILKSDGLPTYHLANVVDDHLMKVSHVLRAQEWLSSGSLHVLLYNAFGWVPPIYCHLPMVMGSDGQKLSKRHGATALKQFINDGYLPEAIINYITLLGWSYDDKSEFFTKKELQKLFSIDRINKSPAIFDYHKLDFFNSYYIRKKEDGELAKFLIPFLQEAGYLKEDVNYYDEQKLILLIPLIKPRIRKLSEAVTMLKFFYEDIKTWSLDEFLGNKKTAGDIYLLLEKIKPILEGFETRILSENEKIFYDFANANNLKIGEVLLPIRIAVLGSKVSPPLFESLKLLGKVKVFDRINLAQQFLQRHIVYKQ; from the coding sequence TTGAATATAAGAGTTAGATATGCACCCTCTCCAACTGGGTTGCAGCATATTGGGGGAATTAGGACAGCTTTATTTAATTATTTTTTTTCCAAATCCTGTGGTGGGAAATTTTTGCTTAGAATAGAGGATACGGATCAAACTCGGTATTTTAAAGAAGCAGAAGAAGATCTGTATCAAAGTTTAAAGTGGCTTGGTATTGATTTTGATGAAGGGCCTACTTGTGGTGGTCCTTATGGACCTTATGTTCAGTCAAAAAGAACGGAAGTATATCAAAAATATGCTAAGAAATTAGTTGCATCAAATCATGCTTATTATTGTTATTGCACGCCTGAGAGACTAGAGAGAATTAGAAAGATTCAAATTGTTAATAAGATGTCAACAGGTTATGATAGACATTGTAGAAATTTAAGTGAAAGTGAAATTAAAGATGCTTTAAGTTTAGGAATAAGTCCTGTTATTAGATTTAAGATTCCTCTTGATGGGGAGACTTATTTTAATGACATCCTACTTGGTAAGGTTACATGGGCTAATAAGGATATTAATCCCGATCCTGTTATTCTTAAATCTGATGGACTTCCAACTTATCATCTTGCAAATGTTGTTGATGACCATTTAATGAAAGTTTCACATGTCTTAAGAGCTCAGGAGTGGCTTTCTTCTGGGTCCTTGCATGTTCTTCTTTATAATGCTTTTGGATGGGTTCCTCCCATTTATTGTCATCTTCCAATGGTAATGGGTAGTGATGGACAAAAATTAAGTAAGAGGCATGGTGCTACAGCTTTAAAACAATTTATTAATGATGGATATCTGCCGGAAGCTATTATTAATTATATTACTTTGCTTGGTTGGTCTTATGATGATAAGAGTGAATTTTTTACAAAAAAAGAACTTCAAAAGCTATTCTCTATTGATCGAATTAATAAATCTCCTGCTATTTTTGACTATCATAAATTAGATTTTTTTAATAGCTATTATATTAGGAAAAAAGAAGATGGCGAGCTAGCCAAGTTTTTGATTCCCTTTTTGCAAGAGGCAGGCTACCTTAAAGAAGATGTTAATTATTATGATGAGCAAAAATTGATACTTTTGATTCCTCTAATAAAGCCAAGAATTAGAAAGCTTAGTGAAGCTGTAACTATGCTTAAGTTTTTTTATGAGGATATTAAAACATGGAGCTTAGATGAGTTTTTAGGTAATAAAAAAACAGCGGGTGATATTTATTTGCTTTTAGAAAAGATTAAGCCAATTTTGGAAGGATTTGAAACAAGGATATTGTCTGAAAACGAAAAGATTTTTTATGATTTTGCTAATGCAAATAATCTAAAAATAGGAGAAGTTCTTCTTCCAATTAGAATTGCAGTTCTTGGCAGTAAGGTATCACCACCTCTTTTTGAATCTTTGAAATTACTTGGCAAGGTTAAGGTTTTTGATAGAATAAATCTAGCGCAGCAGTTTTTGCAGAGACACATAGTTTATAAACAATAA
- a CDS encoding HIT family protein produces MSECIFCKIVKDEVPCYKVYEDELVLAFLDINPLNIGHTLVIPKQHSNDALDMSDEFNGQILRVCNKVALSLKKLGPSICRGINIYTAIGSDAGQVIFHTHFHVVPRFKGDNFGFKRGSNIELSGDELLDLSRKISHNI; encoded by the coding sequence TTGAGTGAATGTATTTTTTGCAAAATAGTAAAAGACGAGGTACCTTGTTATAAGGTTTATGAGGATGAGTTAGTTCTTGCTTTTCTTGATATTAATCCTTTAAATATTGGACATACGCTTGTTATTCCAAAACAACATAGCAATGATGCTTTGGATATGAGTGATGAATTTAATGGGCAAATATTGAGGGTTTGTAACAAAGTGGCTCTATCTTTAAAAAAGTTAGGGCCAAGTATTTGTAGAGGTATTAATATTTATACTGCAATTGGCTCTGATGCAGGACAGGTTATTTTTCATACTCATTTTCATGTAGTGCCAAGATTTAAAGGGGATAATTTTGGGTTTAAAAGAGGTAGTAATATTGAATTATCAGGAGATGAGCTTTTGGACTTGTCTAGAAAGATAAGTCATAATATTTAA
- a CDS encoding HD-GYP domain-containing protein — translation MQNFDNLEKDIKNFSYIIDKDFLVWPENSLLKPKNIELIEKWGLKKALKMQKTFFNESAMQEAKKLINVEYDKESIASYHILISNLEEVYETCKKNKKIYYQDVLPTVKKVIEFYKKNQKTFIKYIKIPKLLSDYNTIHPVNTAILTVALGSEMNLNNHKMVELCTAALLHKIGFLFIPLKISEKKEKLSDEEFEVIKKYPTLGHKILSTTNFSQSICSTILTHKENLDGSGYPNKLKSENINIESNVIGAASAYSAILLDRTYKEALNSGASLIELIQDADKKFDKRVLKLIIKVLSQCPLDFIVELNDKSIAKIIKINETNTNTPYIQYIIKDNKVVTCSKNQNYVKSIPKTETGIKKILRKDEIEFLLKKYSLEKM, via the coding sequence ATGCAAAACTTTGACAACCTAGAAAAAGATATAAAAAATTTTTCATACATAATAGATAAAGATTTCTTAGTATGGCCGGAAAACTCACTTTTAAAACCTAAAAACATTGAACTAATTGAAAAATGGGGTCTAAAAAAGGCTCTTAAAATGCAAAAAACTTTCTTTAATGAGTCAGCAATGCAAGAAGCAAAAAAACTGATTAATGTAGAATATGATAAAGAATCCATTGCTAGTTATCACATACTAATAAGCAATTTAGAGGAAGTATATGAAACCTGCAAGAAAAACAAAAAAATCTACTATCAAGACGTTCTTCCAACTGTAAAAAAAGTAATAGAGTTTTATAAAAAAAATCAAAAAACATTTATCAAATACATCAAAATACCAAAACTATTATCCGACTACAACACTATTCACCCAGTCAATACCGCAATACTAACCGTGGCACTTGGCAGTGAAATGAATCTAAACAATCATAAAATGGTTGAACTCTGCACAGCAGCTCTTTTACACAAAATAGGTTTCCTATTTATCCCCTTAAAGATAAGTGAAAAAAAAGAAAAGCTAAGTGATGAAGAATTTGAAGTAATAAAAAAATATCCCACACTAGGCCATAAAATACTATCAACTACTAATTTTTCGCAATCTATCTGTTCGACGATATTAACTCATAAAGAAAACTTAGATGGTTCAGGATATCCCAATAAACTTAAAAGTGAAAACATCAATATTGAGTCTAATGTAATAGGTGCTGCTAGCGCATATAGTGCAATACTTTTAGATAGAACATATAAAGAGGCCTTAAATTCTGGGGCATCTCTTATTGAATTAATACAAGATGCTGATAAGAAATTTGACAAAAGAGTTTTAAAACTAATAATTAAAGTTCTCTCTCAATGTCCTCTAGACTTTATTGTTGAACTTAATGATAAATCAATTGCTAAAATAATAAAAATTAATGAAACCAATACTAATACACCATACATACAATATATAATAAAAGACAACAAAGTTGTAACCTGTAGTAAAAATCAAAATTATGTTAAGTCCATCCCTAAAACAGAAACAGGCATTAAAAAAATACTCAGAAAAGATGAAATAGAATTTCTTTTAAAAAAATATAGTTTAGAAAAAATGTAA
- the metK gene encoding methionine adenosyltransferase, translating into MTNNNQTLTSEAVSEGHPDKIADQISDAILDEILKKDKMAKVACETLVSKNLVVIAGEINSKAKKYIDIQEIAKQTIKNIGYTNIEYGLDYKSATIIDATGHQSMDITNAVEKKNTKNIGAGDQGIIFGYACNETENFLPIAYELANLILQKASKLRKSGEIKWLRPDAKSQVTIEYDSNKAPIKISNIVVSHQHDPDIPQNFLRQTIIEKIIRPTLESKSMLDKDIKYYINPSGNFVIGGPTGDTGLTGRKIIADSYGGFARHGGGAYSGKDATKVDRSAAYMARYIAKNMVAAGISKEFEMQLAYAIGIPEPVSVKITTGINDNKYEKKILNFILNNFDLTPNGIIKKLKLREPIYSKTCTYGHFGKNELEWEKLDFVDKIKKEFKHE; encoded by the coding sequence ATGACCAATAACAATCAAACATTAACATCTGAAGCTGTATCTGAAGGACATCCTGACAAGATTGCAGATCAAATTTCTGATGCCATACTTGACGAAATACTTAAAAAAGACAAAATGGCGAAAGTCGCATGTGAAACATTAGTTTCAAAGAATTTAGTAGTCATAGCAGGAGAAATAAATAGCAAAGCAAAAAAATACATAGATATACAAGAAATTGCAAAACAAACAATAAAAAATATTGGATATACAAATATAGAATATGGACTTGACTATAAGTCTGCTACAATAATTGATGCTACTGGACATCAGTCAATGGATATTACAAATGCAGTTGAGAAAAAAAACACAAAAAACATAGGAGCAGGGGATCAAGGAATAATTTTTGGTTATGCATGCAATGAAACTGAAAATTTCTTACCCATAGCATATGAATTAGCTAACTTAATTTTACAAAAAGCCAGCAAACTTCGAAAATCAGGTGAAATTAAATGGCTACGCCCTGATGCAAAATCCCAAGTTACCATCGAATATGATTCTAATAAAGCACCCATTAAAATCAGTAATATTGTTGTATCTCATCAACATGATCCTGATATTCCTCAAAATTTCCTAAGGCAAACAATCATTGAAAAGATTATAAGACCTACCCTTGAAAGCAAATCAATGCTTGATAAGGATATTAAATATTACATTAATCCTTCAGGTAATTTTGTCATAGGAGGCCCTACTGGAGACACAGGTCTTACAGGAAGAAAAATTATTGCTGATAGTTATGGTGGCTTCGCAAGACATGGCGGTGGCGCTTATAGTGGCAAAGATGCTACTAAAGTTGACAGATCAGCAGCTTACATGGCAAGATATATTGCTAAGAACATGGTAGCAGCAGGTATTTCTAAAGAATTTGAAATGCAACTCGCTTATGCTATTGGGATCCCTGAACCAGTATCTGTGAAAATAACTACAGGCATAAATGATAACAAATATGAAAAAAAAATATTAAATTTTATCCTCAATAACTTCGATCTAACTCCCAATGGCATAATCAAAAAATTAAAATTAAGAGAACCTATTTATTCTAAAACATGTACATACGGACACTTTGGAAAAAATGAACTAGAATGGGAAAAATTAGATTTCGTAGATAAAATAAAAAAGGAGTTCAAACATGAATAA
- a CDS encoding AAA family ATPase, whose amino-acid sequence MYNRRALNNLFFKSFLFFMERKHLIFTEEHIFYSLISDEKIKELLSLCTLDFYSFDKILEEFFKQLPLRDSDILDYLFKINDLYQEIIDTIFYYKKPYRLQEKDLLWVLIRKRKNTILDALLKSGFNLTIFDKMIEVYDYLGSDLNLGSLENERLGSFDFSIKDINGDEGLGIFEEDYFKLEQNDDSLGNSNFVEYFLVNVTVSLDPCLKKNPLIGREKELFKLIQVMLRRHKSNLIVFGEPGVGKTILLQGLAYVIKVGQVPQELIGYEVYSLDIGRLISGTRYRGDLEDRVNKILDFLYFKKKVILFIDEIHMIVGAGATSFSNMDVSNLLKPILTLGRVKFIGATTKYEYQKFFLKDKALMRRFHSIELREPSFEDAYLILKGTKEQYEKHHNVEYTDEALWASISMSKYIKDRFLPDKAFDLLDDLGAKFKLEGNRKVITGDDMRDFVKSMIGSNIFNFDDYDNELLINLESKIREHMIIDEELLSDLILNIKLLRIRFLLKNNTLGIFILMGSSDINKSKLVSILSEELKLPKLTLGMSEYGDFDGINRLIGPVYGAEFYDEPTKFFKFLSKSSSSIIFLADFDKSPKRVIDFFFEGFNTGKLFDNFGRGVSLSDSIIIMDINVEHGELNGIGFKNETVNSRNLLEKRFSSRFLDLVDHIFFFRPLDGSDFKRAIIEEMNNFVKILKAEKVYVCFEESVINYLKDKTYKSGFGIKGVRKVVVKEIGSLLVNDMILKRFKENDKVRVYLDETIQYELL is encoded by the coding sequence ATGTATAACAGAAGAGCTTTAAATAATTTATTTTTTAAATCATTTCTGTTTTTTATGGAACGTAAGCATCTTATCTTTACCGAAGAGCATATTTTTTATAGTTTAATTAGCGATGAAAAAATTAAAGAATTGCTTAGTTTATGTACACTTGATTTTTATAGTTTTGATAAGATCTTGGAAGAATTTTTTAAGCAGCTTCCATTGAGAGATTCTGATATTTTAGATTATCTTTTTAAAATAAATGATTTGTATCAAGAGATAATAGATACTATTTTTTATTATAAAAAGCCTTATAGATTACAAGAGAAAGATTTATTATGGGTATTAATTAGAAAAAGAAAAAATACAATTTTAGATGCTTTATTGAAATCGGGTTTTAATCTAACTATTTTTGACAAGATGATTGAAGTTTATGATTATTTGGGTTCAGACTTAAATTTGGGATCTCTTGAGAATGAGAGATTGGGTTCATTTGATTTTTCTATTAAAGATATAAATGGAGACGAAGGTTTGGGTATTTTTGAAGAAGATTATTTTAAATTAGAGCAAAATGATGATTCATTGGGTAATAGTAATTTTGTTGAATATTTTTTAGTTAATGTTACTGTTAGTTTAGATCCATGTTTAAAAAAAAATCCCTTGATTGGTCGAGAAAAAGAGTTGTTTAAGTTGATTCAAGTTATGCTTCGCAGACATAAAAGTAATTTAATTGTATTTGGAGAGCCTGGAGTTGGAAAGACAATATTACTTCAAGGACTTGCTTATGTGATTAAAGTAGGCCAAGTACCTCAAGAATTAATAGGTTATGAAGTTTATTCTCTTGATATTGGAAGACTTATATCCGGGACTCGGTATAGAGGAGATCTTGAAGATAGAGTAAATAAAATTTTAGATTTCTTATATTTTAAAAAAAAAGTGATTCTTTTTATCGATGAAATTCATATGATAGTTGGAGCTGGTGCTACATCTTTTAGTAATATGGATGTTTCTAATTTATTGAAACCTATATTAACTTTAGGCAGAGTAAAATTTATTGGTGCTACTACTAAATATGAATATCAGAAGTTCTTTTTGAAAGATAAAGCTTTAATGAGGAGATTTCATAGCATAGAACTTAGAGAACCAAGTTTTGAGGATGCTTATCTTATTTTAAAAGGGACTAAAGAACAGTATGAGAAACATCACAATGTTGAATATACAGATGAAGCCCTATGGGCTTCAATTTCTATGTCTAAATATATTAAAGACAGATTTCTTCCCGATAAAGCTTTTGATCTCTTAGATGATCTTGGAGCTAAATTTAAGCTTGAGGGTAATAGGAAAGTGATAACTGGTGATGATATGAGAGACTTTGTTAAGTCCATGATTGGCTCTAATATTTTTAATTTTGATGATTATGATAATGAATTACTTATTAATCTGGAGAGTAAAATAAGGGAGCACATGATCATTGATGAAGAGCTTTTATCTGATTTGATATTAAACATAAAACTTTTAAGGATTAGATTTTTATTAAAAAATAACACTCTTGGTATTTTTATTTTAATGGGTTCCTCTGATATAAATAAGAGTAAACTTGTATCTATTTTATCAGAAGAGCTTAAGCTTCCTAAGCTTACTTTGGGAATGAGTGAGTATGGCGATTTTGATGGAATTAATCGATTAATAGGACCTGTATATGGAGCTGAGTTTTATGATGAACCTACTAAATTTTTTAAATTTTTGAGTAAATCATCAAGCTCAATTATTTTCCTAGCAGATTTTGACAAATCTCCAAAGAGAGTCATAGATTTTTTTTTTGAAGGATTTAATACTGGGAAACTTTTTGATAATTTTGGTAGAGGTGTGAGTTTGTCAGATAGTATAATAATAATGGATATTAATGTGGAACATGGAGAACTTAATGGTATTGGATTTAAAAATGAGACAGTAAATAGCAGGAACCTACTAGAAAAACGCTTTTCTAGTAGGTTCCTGGATTTAGTGGATCACATTTTTTTCTTTAGACCTTTAGATGGGAGTGATTTTAAAAGAGCTATTATTGAAGAGATGAATAATTTTGTTAAGATATTAAAGGCTGAAAAGGTTTATGTTTGTTTTGAGGAAAGCGTTATCAATTATTTGAAGGATAAGACTTATAAAAGTGGGTTTGGCATTAAGGGTGTGCGTAAGGTTGTGGTCAAGGAAATTGGAAGTTTATTGGTTAATGACATGATTTTAAAACGGTTTAAGGAGAATGATAAGGTTAGAGTTTATTTAGATGAGACGATTCAATATGAGTTATTATAA
- the tyrS gene encoding tyrosine--tRNA ligase, with product MNLALEILKKRGFLKQCTNLEALNALMENARIVFYVGVDATSTSLHIGHLIPFMAMAHLQKQGHIPIALIGGGTTKIGDPSGKDTMRKILSKEDIEKNVKVIKEQLFRIIDFSQGYVLNNAEWIDNINYIEFLRDIGVHFSVNRMLGFETYKRRLNNGLSFIEFNYQLLQSYDFYILSKTKNCNLQIGGDDQWGNIVLGVDLVRRKLGTEVFGLTLPLITRSDGKKMGKSEQGAVYLDSKLYSVNDFYQYFRNVSDLDVKKFLYLFTFLEDDEIERISSFKGALLNKAKEILAFEITKIIHGEDAALKASSAAQAAFKGDGGNKMDIPFFKVESLSLDGGGILLIDLMTLLKVVSSKSEARRLISAGGVYIDKVRIGDQNYCLNKDNFTNGEIELRVGKKKVLRVIL from the coding sequence ATGAATCTTGCCTTAGAGATTTTGAAAAAAAGAGGATTCTTAAAACAGTGTACTAATTTGGAAGCTTTAAATGCCTTAATGGAGAATGCAAGGATAGTTTTTTATGTTGGTGTTGATGCCACCTCGACTTCTTTACATATTGGACATTTAATTCCTTTTATGGCAATGGCGCATCTTCAAAAACAAGGTCATATCCCAATTGCTCTAATTGGTGGTGGTACTACAAAGATAGGTGATCCTTCGGGTAAGGATACAATGCGAAAGATTTTATCAAAGGAAGATATAGAAAAAAATGTTAAGGTAATAAAAGAACAGTTGTTTAGAATAATAGATTTCAGTCAAGGATATGTTCTTAATAATGCAGAGTGGATTGATAATATTAATTATATTGAATTTTTAAGAGATATTGGGGTTCATTTTTCTGTTAATCGTATGTTGGGGTTTGAGACTTATAAAAGAAGATTGAATAATGGTCTTTCTTTTATTGAATTTAATTATCAACTTTTGCAATCGTATGATTTTTATATCTTAAGTAAGACTAAAAATTGTAATCTTCAAATTGGGGGCGATGATCAGTGGGGAAATATTGTACTAGGTGTTGATTTGGTTAGGAGAAAGTTAGGAACAGAGGTTTTTGGACTGACATTACCACTTATTACAAGAAGTGACGGCAAAAAGATGGGCAAATCGGAACAGGGTGCAGTTTATCTTGATTCAAAGCTTTACAGTGTTAATGACTTTTATCAATATTTTAGAAATGTTTCAGATTTGGATGTTAAGAAATTTTTATATCTGTTTACTTTTTTGGAAGATGACGAAATTGAGCGTATTTCAAGTTTTAAAGGAGCATTGTTAAATAAAGCAAAAGAGATATTAGCTTTTGAAATAACAAAGATTATCCATGGAGAGGATGCAGCTTTAAAGGCATCCTCAGCAGCTCAGGCAGCATTTAAAGGAGATGGAGGAAATAAAATGGATATTCCTTTCTTTAAAGTAGAATCACTTAGTTTAGATGGAGGAGGTATTTTGTTAATTGATCTGATGACTCTTTTAAAAGTTGTATCTAGTAAGTCAGAGGCTAGACGACTGATTAGTGCTGGAGGAGTTTATATAGATAAAGTAAGAATAGGAGATCAAAATTATTGCCTTAATAAGGATAATTTTACTAATGGTGAGATTGAACTTAGAGTTGGTAAGAAAAAAGTTTTGAGGGTTATTTTGTAG